The following proteins are co-located in the Phyllostomus discolor isolate MPI-MPIP mPhyDis1 chromosome 1, mPhyDis1.pri.v3, whole genome shotgun sequence genome:
- the CHAC1 gene encoding glutathione-specific gamma-glutamylcyclotransferase 1, whose amino-acid sequence MKQEFIAQNTSPISPPASPPASPPASPPAQRSRDNGHPQALWIFGYGSLVWRPDFAYSDSRVGFVRGYSRRFWQGDTFHRGSDKMPGRVVTLLEDHEGCTWGVAYQVRDEQVNEALKYLNVREAVLGGYDTKEVTFYPQDTPDEPLKALAYVATPQNPGYLGPAPEEAIATQILSCRGFSGHNLEYLLRLADFMQLCGPQAQDKHLAAIVDAVGTMLPCFCPTEQALALV is encoded by the exons ATGAAGCAGGAGTTCATAGCTCAGAACACCTCACCTAT CTCGCCACCCGCCTCGCCACCCGCCTCTCCACCCGCCTCGCCGCCTGCGCAGCGCTCCCGGGACAACGGCCACCCCCAAGCGCTGTGGATTTTCGGGTATGGCTCCCTGGTGTGGAGGCCCGACTTCGCCTATAGCGACAGCCGTGTGGGGTTCGTGCGCGGCTACAGCCGCCGGTTCTGGCAAGGAGACACCTTCCATAGGGGCAGTGACAAGATG ccTGGCCGCGTGGTGACCCTTCTTGAAGATCATGAG GGCTGCACTTGGGGTGTGGCATACCAGGTGCGAGATGAACAGGTGAATGAGGCTCTGAAGTACCTGAACGTGCGGGAAGCAGTGCTCGGTGGCTATGATACCAAGGAGGTCACCTTCTACCCACAAGACACTCCTGATGAACCACTAAAGGCCTTGGCCTACGTGGCCACCCCACAGAACCCTGGTTACTTGGGGCCTGCACCTGAGGAGGCCATCGCTACACAGATCCTGTCCTGCCGTGGCTTCTCCGGCCATAACCTCGAGTACTTGCTGCGCCTGGCAGACTTCATGCAGCTCTGTGGGCCCCAGGCACAGGACAAGCACCTGGCAGCCATTGTGGATGCTGTGGGCACCATGCTGCCCTGCTTCTGCCCCACCGAGCAGGCTTTGGCACTGGTCTGA